The following proteins are encoded in a genomic region of Xenopus laevis strain J_2021 chromosome 3L, Xenopus_laevis_v10.1, whole genome shotgun sequence:
- the LOC108710524 gene encoding olfactory receptor 11L1: MSMKNQTLVSEIVLLGFQNLPNFKIPLFSLFLLIFIMTVWENVLIIVLVSSSRNLQSPMYFFLQQLSVCDLLDSTIIEPILLQTVISDKVTISLFVCTTQLHFLSVSEIYECFLLAVMSYDRYVAICIPLRYTSIMSHRVCVTLIFVSWLLSLISVLIIANIMATLQFCDQNTINHFFCDCFPLLELSCSDTFLMQITITLQSIPVIFLPIILIIASYMCIAHAILKIVSNTGRQKAFSTCSSHLAVVYMFYGTLIAIYVVPHRKESQTISKVLSLLYTVVTPLVNPLIYSLRSKDIRESLYQLTTRR, translated from the coding sequence ATGTCCATGAAGAACCAGACGTTGGTCAGTGAGATTGTTCTCTTGGGATTTCAGAATCTCCCCAACTTTAAGATTCCACTGTTCTCTCTGTTCCTTCTGATTTTCATTATGACAGTTTGGGAGAACGTCCTCATCATAGTGTTGGTGTCCTCCAGCCGGAACCTCcagtcccccatgtacttctttctccaACAACTGTCAGTGTGTGACCTTCTGGACTCCACTATTATTGAACCCATCTTGCTCCAGACTGTAATTAGTGATAAAGTCACAATATCCCTCTTTGTATGTACAACCcaattgcactttttgtctgtttcaGAAATTTATGAGTGTTTCCTTCTAGCagtaatgtcctatgacagatatgtggCCATCTGTATCCCACTGCGTTACACTTCTATAATGTCCCACAGGGTTTGTGTTACATTAATATTTGTTTCATGGTTGCTTAGCCTCATTTCCGTACTCATTATTGCCAATATTATGGCTACCTTACAGTTCTGTGACCAAAACACgattaaccatttcttctgtgattgctttcctcttctagaactttcctgctcagatacatttttaatgcaGATAACTATTACCTTACAGTCTATCCCTGTGATTTTCCTTCCCATTATACTGATCATTGCATCCTATATGTGTATTGCCCATGCAATCCTAAAGATAGTGTCCAATactgggagacaaaaagccttctccacctgcagctcccacttggctgtggtctACATGTTTTATGGGACCCTTATTGCTATTTATGTGGTTCCCCACAGAAAAGAATCCCAGACCATAAGCAAAGTTCTGTCTCTGTTATACACAGTAGTGACCCCATTGGTCAACCCACTTATTTACAGTCTGCGAAGTAAAGATATCAGAGAATCCCTTTACCAATTGACTACACGCAGGTAA